In Actinacidiphila yeochonensis CN732, a genomic segment contains:
- a CDS encoding methyltransferase domain-containing protein, with the protein MDDTTQSADYWDARAERFDEEPDHGLRDPRVRQAWAARLRTWLPSEASDVLDLGCGTGSLALLAAEAGHRVTALDRSPRMAALARAKLSGTPARVLVADAARPPVPAGSFDVVLVRHVLWALPDPAAVLRHWAGLLRPGGRLVLVEGRWNSLSPVGIAATALAELAAPLGGSLLVEQLGGDPGLWGRAVDDERYAAVIRPAARPAGRHTEIVDVHLLLLRGEEVLLARRTGTGYADGLLDAPSGHLEEGEDVRSGMIREAREEIGIDLDPDRLEAVLVMQHRAPGGTARVGWFFTARHDPGDPEPVNREPDRCSELRWCPLDALPDDMVAYCRAGIGAYRAGHRFLLHLHEPEDTIAYASGGPDRAVPLGPSAVPVSRP; encoded by the coding sequence ATGGACGACACCACACAGAGCGCGGACTACTGGGACGCCCGGGCCGAGCGGTTCGACGAGGAGCCCGACCACGGCCTGCGCGACCCGCGGGTGCGGCAGGCGTGGGCGGCCCGGTTGCGCACGTGGCTGCCTTCGGAAGCCAGTGACGTGCTCGACCTCGGATGCGGCACCGGCAGTCTCGCGCTGCTCGCGGCAGAGGCAGGGCACCGCGTCACCGCGCTCGACCGCTCACCGCGTATGGCCGCGCTGGCCCGGGCCAAGCTGTCCGGCACGCCGGCGCGCGTTCTCGTGGCCGACGCCGCCCGCCCGCCCGTGCCTGCGGGCTCCTTCGACGTCGTCCTGGTGCGGCACGTGCTGTGGGCCCTGCCCGATCCGGCCGCCGTCCTGCGCCACTGGGCCGGCCTGCTGCGGCCGGGCGGCCGGCTCGTCCTGGTGGAAGGGCGGTGGAACTCCCTCAGCCCCGTCGGCATAGCCGCCACGGCCCTCGCCGAACTCGCCGCCCCTCTCGGCGGCTCGCTCCTCGTCGAACAGCTGGGCGGCGACCCCGGGCTGTGGGGCCGCGCGGTCGACGACGAGCGGTACGCGGCGGTGATCCGCCCCGCGGCCCGCCCAGCGGGTCGGCACACCGAGATCGTCGACGTGCACCTCCTGCTGCTGCGGGGCGAGGAGGTGCTGCTCGCCCGCCGCACCGGCACCGGATACGCCGACGGGCTGCTGGACGCCCCCTCCGGCCACCTGGAGGAGGGCGAGGACGTCAGGAGCGGGATGATCCGCGAGGCCCGCGAGGAGATCGGGATCGATCTCGACCCCGATCGGCTGGAGGCGGTGCTGGTCATGCAGCACCGGGCCCCGGGCGGGACGGCGCGCGTCGGCTGGTTCTTCACCGCCCGGCACGACCCCGGCGACCCCGAGCCGGTCAACCGCGAGCCGGACAGATGCTCGGAACTCCGGTGGTGTCCGCTCGACGCCCTGCCCGACGACATGGTCGCCTACTGCCGGGCGGGCATCGGCGCCTACCGGGCCGGGCACCGCTTCCTGCTCCACCTCCACGAGCCGGAGGACACCATCGCGTACGCCTCCGGCGGACCGGACCGCGCGGTGCCACTGGGGCCGTCCGCTGTGCCAGTATCCAGGCCATGA
- a CDS encoding HTTM domain-containing protein has product MVAQSGVPTGGGHADVEPALAVLRAALCCAVVSLLLVCRVFSSFYTDAGFLYRSHPLLPKRALGAAGFRRLKLLVLVSSILYGIGFLLPLTGALFCCSFAVLNFYATRFSTDYWITNTHLNIFSFLVYFSGGGRGHSVDSLFGVPGWHAASVASLSFLVMRLYVVLVYFQAGISKVLAGGSDWFLTGQSLRVAVGIHGTRRGRQLLATPGRRTCAAVATGVFELLAPVALVSRTVFICFLAIALVFHFATWLTLGISFWFLWILYPGLLLGARWHDGAGPGRQVWILVALAAVMLAHTLLRGSHWPISCHDLFADLFPMELDYYAVVLVDAAGDEQFALPGAVVPIEYFRTANLIGNVFLRGSDRGVRDALAKSVLGWANGCRWPRGGEIMHPVRRNPQIPFVGVRIALYRFDFRRLQPSQQLDSCGSLVRDLHVYGGVPGAAEEIGA; this is encoded by the coding sequence GTGGTCGCCCAGTCGGGCGTGCCCACAGGCGGCGGACACGCGGACGTCGAACCGGCTCTCGCCGTGCTGCGCGCGGCTCTGTGCTGCGCGGTCGTCTCCCTGCTTCTGGTGTGCCGCGTCTTCAGCTCGTTCTACACCGACGCGGGCTTCCTCTACCGAAGCCATCCGCTCCTTCCGAAGCGCGCTCTCGGTGCCGCCGGGTTCCGCCGGCTGAAACTGCTGGTCCTGGTGTCATCGATCCTGTACGGGATCGGATTCCTGCTCCCGCTCACCGGCGCGCTGTTCTGCTGTTCATTCGCGGTGCTGAACTTCTACGCCACGCGCTTCTCGACGGACTACTGGATCACCAACACCCATCTGAACATCTTCTCCTTCCTGGTCTACTTCTCCGGCGGCGGCCGCGGCCACAGCGTCGACAGCCTCTTCGGCGTCCCGGGCTGGCACGCGGCGAGCGTCGCGAGCCTCTCCTTCCTCGTCATGAGGCTCTACGTGGTGCTCGTCTACTTCCAGGCCGGAATCTCCAAAGTGCTGGCAGGGGGAAGCGACTGGTTCCTGACGGGGCAGTCGCTGCGCGTGGCCGTCGGCATCCACGGGACCCGCCGCGGAAGGCAGCTGCTCGCGACACCGGGAAGGCGCACCTGCGCGGCCGTCGCCACCGGCGTCTTCGAGCTGCTGGCCCCGGTGGCTTTGGTCTCCAGGACGGTCTTCATCTGCTTCCTGGCCATCGCCCTGGTCTTCCATTTCGCCACATGGCTGACCCTCGGCATATCGTTCTGGTTCCTCTGGATCCTCTACCCGGGGCTGCTGCTTGGAGCCCGGTGGCACGACGGCGCGGGCCCAGGCCGTCAGGTGTGGATCCTGGTCGCGTTGGCGGCGGTGATGCTGGCACACACGCTGCTGAGGGGCTCGCACTGGCCGATCTCCTGCCACGACCTGTTCGCCGATCTCTTCCCCATGGAGCTGGACTACTACGCCGTGGTCCTCGTCGACGCGGCGGGGGACGAGCAGTTCGCGCTTCCCGGCGCTGTCGTCCCGATCGAGTACTTCCGCACGGCGAACCTGATCGGGAACGTGTTCCTCAGGGGTTCCGACCGCGGTGTGCGGGACGCCCTGGCGAAGTCCGTTCTCGGCTGGGCCAACGGATGCCGGTGGCCGCGAGGCGGCGAGATCATGCATCCGGTCCGCCGGAATCCGCAGATCCCCTTCGTCGGTGTCAGAATCGCCCTGTACCGCTTCGACTTCCGGCGCCTTCAGCCGTCGCAGCAACTGGACAGCTGCGGCAGTCTGGTTCGGGACCTGCACGTGTACGGGGGCGTCCCCGGGGCCGCCGAGGAGATCGGCGCCTGA